TGGAGCATCCTCGAATATAAGGCATTTTTTGGGATCTGCGGGCGGATTGAATCGCGAGGCGGCCAGGAGATATATATCCGGGTTGGGCTTTCCTCTTCCCGGTCCCAGTTCCGGATCATCGCCACAGACAACGTGGTGAAAGGCCAGAAAGATATCCTTGAAGGACTCGGCCTTCACTTTGAACAGTTGTCTAAACGAACTTGTGGCTATGCAGAAGGGTATGCGGTATTCGTGCAAGTGGAGAATCAGATCCCTGACCCCCGGCAGCAGAGCCACTCTTCCCATGCTCTTATCAACAGCTGCCTCGAATTCCTTTTGAAATTCCGCAGGTGACAACGGAAGTTTCAGATCCTTGACGATGTGTTGGCAAAATGTACCGACGGCCATTCCCATATGGTTCGTCTGATCGGCTTTGGTGTACGTTTTGCCATATTTAGCCAGCAAGTCTTGAACCGTTTTGAGGTAGATACCTTCGCTATCTAAAAGAGAAAGAAAAGTATGAATATAAACCATTTATTCAATTAGAATACGTTAAATGGAATACACCTATCAAGGTTCCATCGCAGTCAAAGATGACGTGAGTGACGGGGCAGTAACACTTCTTGGAGGGCATTTCTACAATGGTCTAAGGTCTTCATATCACAGCATGCTCCTTAATTTAGAGGGTTCGCCTTGGCCAGAATGGTGCCTAATTCTTCCAAAAACTAAATACAAAAATTTGGTTCTTCTGTTACTGATTTTTCTTTAAGAATTTTGAGAGATAATTCCAAGAGGTCCTGATTTCATTATCAAATTTCATTCCTTTCGGGGGTAGTTGCACTTTCGTATTTTTAGCTAAGTCTAATGCATGCGGCGCACGCTTTTTGGCCAGGACTCGCATGTTGTTACAAAGTTGCGTAATTGATTAAGCAGTTGGCAGCCAAGCCGCAAGAGACGTTTTCACCAGCGCGTCGCCGAAactttggctttggccaaTACGTGCCGCAAAATGTTGGGAAGACAGGGAGAGTAGATTGGGTGGGTGGTGCATGCAGCATGTGGTGCGAAACTTTCTGCGGTGGGTGGAGCGGGTGTCGGGTCAAAGGTGAATGCGTCGCGACGCTTGATTTTGGCACGGGCTTAATAGCCAGGCGCACCTGGGCCGTATGAAACGAGTTAACGAAATGTTTGCGCATTTTGATGACTTTCAGGGGGAGTTGATAGCGGAAATTTATGATGGCTGATAGGCTTCGGATCAAGGATAAAATTGAAGATCAATGGGGCCACATTTCAGACACTTATATTGCATTTAGTTTATATATTCCAAGAAACGCACTATCTTGCTTGCCACAATTTTAATTGATCCTTACTGGAAAAACCCACTTAGTACATTCAGAATCAACTCCATCGCGAAACTTCGACCATCCGCATTGACTACCGAAGGATGGGGCATTTTATTACCTTTTATTGGCAGCGCTGGCTCGGTTGCAGTCGCAACCATTGACCGTAATGCATTAATGTACTGTGGCCGCCAAATCGAACCAGAAGTTGCGCGATGGCGAATGGCTAACTGGTTCACTGAGCTTGCATATTTTACGACCGAGTCCAACTTTAATTGGAACAATACCaataaatgccaaatgcaGATGGCCCGCAGGGAGAGCCAAAAGTTTGATGTGCTTTGACCGGGATATCGAAGGACCCGCCAGCCAGTGCGGAAATCAGCTCAAGGGGACCCATCCGCATCCACACTCGCAGTCGCGTTCACACGAAGCCACAAGGACCGCAAGGATAACAACGGCTTTTGGCCGCCCTCGCTGCAAGTTTGCGGTTTCGGGGACTGAAATGCAGGCTGGCAGACAAGCAGACCAGTTAACAATTCAATGAACGCAATTACAGCGCCCAGATTTCAGGTGGCAGGTGGAGAGTCCTCGTTGCCAGGACAGCGATTAGAGACGCGTTCAAATTAAACGTTTGCAACATATTGTTGCTGGTCAGCCAAGTGGGAATTCCCCTAACCAAGCCAAAAAAAGGAAGTTAATTCGTTAAATCCTTTGGTTGAGACCATGAGTTACTCTGTATAACATGATACTTGGCCTACTATTAGGCGTTATTGATAATAGTAGTAGAAACAAATTGGGAGCCACTAAGGCATCTCCTGTGATTggtatacataaatattttgtattaaAGTTGCCATCTGTAATTACCATTGCCGCATATCCTTCTACTCATACCGTGTACAAAAAAAGGTGAAATACCATAAATGTGGGGCTTCCCAAAATGGCTGGctgcataatttatgcacaCAATTCGTCGCTGCATTCGAATGTCCTGTTCCCGGAGTCCTGTTCCCATTTGGTAGCCACAACAGCTGACGCACAGCGTCCGGATAATTGTCCGTCCTCCGGCTAACCGTCCGATTAATTAAAAGGCATTTTATTGACTGggaggaggtggtggccaAATGGGGATCTGCGAGTGTGGAGTGGGCCACTTTTATCGCCAGTACCTTGCTGACAGCAAATTGCTTTAGCTGATTTGGCATTTTCCATTGAGGAGATGATAAATGAAAGGCTATTGAAGGAGGTGCCAACATGGATGTGGTGTGAAGTGCAGATAGAACAAAGTAAAGTCAATTTCAGGGGATTTTAATGGATGAATTACAGCATCAGAACTGAATGTCGTAAGTGAATAAAGTGAACTTTAGCTGGATCCAATCGAACTCACGATATTGTTCCCCAGAATCCTCCATAAAAGTAGAGGCATCTTAAACCTACTGTCTTCAATGGGGTCTTTTAAAAGCCTTCCCCATCGGAGGCACCACACTCAGACGGTCCAGTTCCGAGCCCTCGGGCACCGCAAGGAATACCAAATTGAATAAATAGGGTACGATATAATCTCCAAAGAGTAACCCAATAGCCGGCGGGCAAACCGCAAAACTGCAAGCAGGAATCGTCCTTTGGCACTCAATAAATGCTATCCGTCTATGTGCGGAGCAGGCTCAAATGTCAGTCACATATTCCTTCAATCATCAGGACGCTCCGCAGAGCGATTTCCCAAAGGATGCCAGTGCAACAATGTCGTGGCTGGGGTGGGTGTAAAACATGGGCACAAAGTCCAATTTGTTTGTAATGGCATTACTTTGTTTACAAAACAAATTTTGTATGCATAGCGAGTAGCAGTCGTTGGGTGGAAAGAGGTGAGTTGGCCGGGGACTCCCACACGACCGATTCCTAGCCGGATTCCTCGACCCTTGCAACAAATGCTGCACAACCAGCTCGAATGCCGCAGGAGCTGTCGCAGTCTGGGAAACTCGAAAACAAAAATGGAAGGCgggcaaataaaatatagacaTAGATATATACAATGTATATGTTTGTACAGCTTCTAAAAATCGTTGTACCATAAAATTTCCCCAATGGACGCTCGGAGTTTTCGCTCTGCAAGGACCCTTCGTCCTGCCTTTTCGCTGTTTAATTTTACAATTGTCCTTTTTCTTTATTCCTGTCCAGGGAGCGAGATGAGTTGGTGGGCCAGGCTTATCTATTCGCATCCGTTCCAAGTGCGGTTTTGTGATTTATGCTTGTTTCTGTGGCCAACATTTGTTTTGCTCACCAAGGCCGAGCAAATAAGGCAGTCTtgtgggtggaaaatgggtTTCACATAGAATCActatgatttttattaatgaagCTCTTAAA
This genomic stretch from Drosophila mauritiana strain mau12 chromosome 2L, ASM438214v1, whole genome shotgun sequence harbors:
- the LOC117150740 gene encoding pseudouridine-5'-phosphatase; its protein translation is MPSKKCYCPVTHVIFDCDGTLIDSEGIYLKTVQDLLAKYGKTYTKADQTNHMGMAVGTFCQHIVKDLKLPLSPAEFQKEFEAAVDKSMGRVALLPGVRDLILHLHEYRIPFCIATSSFRQLFKVKAESFKDIFLAFHHVVCGDDPELGPGRGKPNPDIYLLAASRFNPPADPKKCLIFEDAPVGLIGGKAAGSQVIFIPPDHVSKQQKKGATMVLKSMTDFKPELFGLPPFDTCSKFEFG